The Phycisphaerae bacterium genomic interval AACTGCTCGCCAGTGTAGCGTGTGGTGAAGAGGCGACCGGTCTCGGATATTGCAACTCCTTCTTTGCCCCACGCCTGTCTTCCGCTGAGGTTACCGGTGTGCGTTTCTGAGGTCAGAAATACGGCTCGCAGTAGTTGTTCACGACCTCCAAAAGCCTGCGAAGTCGGCGGGGCAGACTGAAGACGGAGCCAGCCAGGGGCTAGGTCGCAGACCTCCCAGAACGATATGACGAATGCGGGATTGTCAGCCGTCGCGATTCCTTGATACGCCAAGGCGTGCTTGGCCAAAAGATCGGTGGTGGAAGCTATTCCTAGCTGAATTGCCGCGTCTGGGTTCTTCCGCTGTCCCGCCTGCGGGAGTTGGCGAAGCTCGGCGGTGCTGCGGAGGAGGACGGCCTTAGCTTGGGCGGTCGCGCCAGCAGATGCGTCGAGACCGAGCATCGCATGGGATTCGCTCGCTTTCCCGCAAGAGAGGGCGAGCAGTGCGACGTTAACCACATGCCCACCGATCGTCTCGAACGCGCCGGGGCCGAGGCGGGCTACGACGTTCCACTGATGGTTCTTGAGCAGTCGTTCGCGAAGCTTCCTGTAGGTGGTTAGGAAGAGCCAGTTCTGAGGCGACACAACGGCGACACTGCTGCCGCGAGACAGTCGGTTCAGGCCGCGGCTGATGAACATCGTGGCGAGATCGGCCTTGGCATCCGGCTCGTTGTCCTTTGCCCAGTCCTGAAGTGTCTCGCCCTGCTTCCCCCGACCCAGATACGGCACATTCGTAATGACCAGCGTGTAATCGTCGGCGAGTAGTTCTGCGGCCTTGATCATGCCGGCGGCGGCGATGGCGCGTTCGCGGGTTTCGTCGTCGGCCTTCTCGGCCTCCGCGATGGCCGAGAGGTACGGCTGGATCGTCTCAAAGTCCGCGGCGATGAGGTCGGCCGGAAGCTCGGCCGGGTTGATCAGCGACCCCAGCGTGGGGGCTTGCGAGAAGAGCCGGTGCAGGTTCAGCAGGCCGTTCCTGATCGCCTCGCGCCCGACGGCCGGCATGGGAATGCCCGACTGCTCGGCCAGCTTGATCCACTGCTCGGCCGAGCATTGAGGCCCGATGCCCGTGCAGGCGATGTTCAGTTCCGGCAGTTCGCGGTATCCGCCGGCTTCGGGATAGGTCCAGGCCGCGAACGCCAGGGCGAAGGCGGCGATCTGGCAACAGCGCTCGTCGATCTCCAGGCCGTGCAGGTTGTCGCGGAGCACGGCATCAATCGCCTCGGCCGCAGACAGCCCTTCTTCAGCCATGCGGATGGGCACGAGGTGGTGCAGGGCGGCCACGAGGAAATGGCCGGAACCGCAGCAGGGGTCGAGCACCTTGATGTCCCTGGCGGCCTTGGGCCAGCCATCGAACGTGCCGGCAGCCGGACGCCACGGCCCGCCCTTGCCCTCGGCTCCGC includes:
- a CDS encoding SAM-dependent DNA methyltransferase, which translates into the protein GAEGKGGPWRPAAGTFDGWPKAARDIKVLDPCCGSGHFLVAALHHLVPIRMAEEGLSAAEAIDAVLRDNLHGLEIDERCCQIAAFALAFAAWTYPEAGGYRELPELNIACTGIGPQCSAEQWIKLAEQSGIPMPAVGREAIRNGLLNLHRLFSQAPTLGSLINPAELPADLIAADFETIQPYLSAIAEAEKADDETRERAIAAAGMIKAAELLADDYTLVITNVPYLGRGKQGETLQDWAKDNEPDAKADLATMFISRGLNRLSRGSSVAVVSPQNWLFLTTYRKLRERLLKNHQWNVVARLGPGAFETIGGHVVNVALLALSCGKASESHAMLGLDASAGATAQAKAVLLRSTAELRQLPQAGQRKNPDAAIQLGIASTTDLLAKHALAYQGIATADNPAFVISFWEVCDLAPGWLRLQSAPPTSQAFGGREQLLRAVFLTSETHTGNLSGRQAWGKEGVAISETGRLFTTRYTGEQFICNCHALVPHHESALLPVWCFAESGELESEVRKENTKLAVKNGYFGKVPFDFDHWQKVAAEKYPDGLPEPESDDPTQWLFHGWPNVNEPAAGAEPLQPLEPDEARRATLQVAVARLLGYRWPAETQGERRKAEDGSGEGEMRLSKRARALVKRCEELARFVDNDGIVCIPAVRGEEPAAERLGRLLDACGVKLEAGFDLDDWLRNGFFEQHCKLFHDRPFVWHIWDGRKR